AAAAAATTGAGTGAGGATGAGTCTCGCAGAATACAGGAAGAGATACAGAAAATAACAAACTCCTTTATTGAAAAGATTGACCATGCTCTTGAACAGAAAGAGAAAGAAATTATGGAGGTTTAAATGAATATAGAACAGGAAAGAAAAAATAGACTTAAAAAGATGCTCAATCAAATGAAAGAACAGATTCTGAAAGAAGCCCGTGAAGAGATAAAAAAATTTCAGACAGGAGAAAAAAGACAAATTGTGGAAGCTGTGATGGATGATGCTGATTTAAGCGTAATTGATCTTTCAGAAGATATAAGTTTAAAACAACTAAGTACGCACAGAGATATTCTTAAAAAAATTGAAGAAGCTTTAAGAAAGCTTGAGGAAGGCACATATGGAATATGCGAGATGTGCGGAGATGAGATTCCCGAAGAAAGGCTGAAAATTCTTCCCTTTGCAATATATTGTAGGGATTGTCAGGAAAAGATAGAGATGATAGAAAAATTTGAAAGTGAAGAAGGTTAATAAATTACTTTCTCTAAGAAAAGACCATTTGAAGGGGCTGTCTGCATAGTAGATGGCCTCTTTCCTGACTCAAAAGCCTCTTGAATTGATTCAATCCTTAATTTTCCTTTTCCAATTTCAATAATACATCCAACTAAGTTTCTTACCATGTATCTTAAAAATCCATCTGCTTCTATGCGAAATTTGATAAAATTACCATTCAGACACATATCCATAAAGCAAAGCTTGGTAAGTAGTTGCATTGTAAAATCATGCACAGTTCTTATTTTATTTTTAACATCAGTGCTACCTGAAAAAGCTGTGAAATCCTTTGTCCCTGTAAATAAACTCAAAGCCTCCTCCATTAAAGACAAATCCAATTTCCAGGGATAATGCCATACATATCTTTGGATAAAACAGGAACATTCTTCATCAAAGCATAAGTAGTAAATATAAGACTTTCTTTTTACTGAATGCTGAGGATGGAAACTGTCTTCAACGTTCTCAAGTTTTATTATTTTTATATCATTAGGCAACAAAGAATTTAAAACCTTTTTAAGAATATCCAATGACATTTTAAGCTCAGCTTTAAATGTAGCAACCTGTCCTAAAGCATGAACTCCTGCATCTGTTCTTCCAGCACCGCGAATTTTAATCTCTCTTTGAAAAATTTTTCTTAAACATTCTTCTATAGTCGCCTGAATAGTCCGACCTTTTCTTTGCCTCTGCCATCCAAAATAGTTAGTTCCATCATACTGAATGGTCATCTTAATGTTTACCATAGTTTAAAATTATAACATCAATTTTTAATGCTAATTAAGGCACTCTCAGGTTAAACAGTTTTAAAAAGCTGTTCAATTGCTGACTGTTACTGTCATCTGGAGGTGTTGATGCCATGAAAAATCTGCCCCATAAGAGTCACTCTGAGGCTGTTAGAGATACAAAAGTTTAATAAGTTATAATTAAATAATGTATAAAACTGGCGTTGCAAATCTTCCCCTTCATAGTGGAAAAGCTCCTCAGTGGCTTTTTAAACGAATGATTGCACTGTCAAGAGCTATTATGGAATTAATGGTTATTGAACTTGGAAAAGAAGAAGTTTTAAGAAGACTTTCAGACCCTTTCTGGTTTCAGGCTTTTGGATGTATTTTAGGGTTTGACTGGCATAGTAGCGGAGTTACTACAACTGTAACTGGTGCTATAAAAGAGGGATTGCGCGGCATTGAACACGAATTAGGTTTATTTGTTGCTGGAGGAAAAGCAAAAAGAGCACTCAACACACCTCATGAGATAATGCAATATGCTGAAAAAATTGGCTTTAATCCTGATAGTTTCATTTATGCAAGCAGACTCTCTGCAAAAGTAGATAATGTAGCTGTGCAGGATGGATTTAATTTATATCATCATACAATCATCTTCACTCAAGAAGGACACTGGTGTGTTATTCAGCAGGGAATGAATGAAAATCTTTCAACAGCAAGAAGATATCACTGGTTAAGTTTTTCTCTTAGAAGTTTTGTTGAAGAGCCTCATGAAGCAGTTTGCTGTGACATAAAAACTAAAACATTAAACTTTACAGCAAAGGAAGCATCAGAACTTAGAAAAACCTCAGTGATGGTTTCGCAAGAAAATCCTGAAAAAATAATAAGAGAAATTAAAAAGTTCAGAGAACTTAAACTCCCGCGAAGACATTCTATAATAATCAATGATGTAAACCCAGAAAATTTCTATAAGATTTTTTTAAGGACTTATGAAAAACAACCTGCTAATTTTGAAGAACTCCTTGAAATCAAAGGACTTGGAGCAAAGGCTTTGAGAGCAATTGCACTAACATCAGAACTTATATATGGAACTCCTATCACCTTTAAAGACCCTGCCAGATACAGTTTTGCTCATGGTGGTAAAGACAAAATTCCATATCCAGTTAACAGAAAACTTTACGACAAAACAATTGATGTAATGAAAAAAGCTATTGAAGATGCAAAGATTGGCAGAATAGAAAAACTCTCAGCATTGAGAAGAATATCAAAAATTACACCATTCCACTCATAATTCTATTGTTGATAGTATTTTTATCACTTCTTCAGGTTTTATATCAAAAAGACAGTTGCTTATTTTAGTTCCTTTACAGCCATCCTGTCCACATGGAATGCACTGCCAGTCTCTCTGGATAACTATGTTTTTACCAAATTTCTGGATTCCATTTCTTTCTGGGTACGCATCCTTTTCAGCACTATTATCCCATGGACCCCAATGAAATGCTCCACTTGGGCCAAAAAGAGCAACTACTGGTTTTCCCAATGCTGCTGCTATATGCATTGGTGCGGTGTCTATCCCAAAATACATGTCACAGACAGATGAGACTGCTATTAGTTGTCTTAATGTTAATTTGCCTGCAAGGTTGATTAAAAAAGGAAACTCCTTACTACACTCAAAATGACATAGGTTATCTTGGGTGTTCACTATTTGAGAGTTATTACAGGAATTGAACTCAGTAGATGTCCTCAAAAAATTAAGTATAGAATTAACTTTATTTATCTCTTTTTCAGCGTGAGCAGAGGTGATTACCACGTTAAAGCCTTTATCCATAAACCATCTTATAACCTCAGCCATGTATTCATCTTTCCAGCATTTAAAAAGCCATCGGGATGTGGGATGAATATGAACAACTTTTTTTATATAGGGAGATTTTTCGGTATTAAGTTTGCTTGGAACAGGCTGAATATATGTCTCAGAATGACAAGAAAAAATCAATTCTCTTGCCCATTTTTTCTCATTTTCTGTAACATTAAGAATAACTTCAGGTCTTGTAGTTTTTATTCCAATCCTTGCAAGTACTTCAAGATTCTGTAATACAGTATGTTTACATCCATCTATCTCAAAAAGTTTAGTATAAAAATATTGTTTACCTAAAAACCCTCTGGATTTTATACCGATTCTTATTTTAGCACCTGATAAATATGATATCACTGCTGCTCTATCCCCTCCTGTAAGGTCTATGCTGGTATCAAATCCCATTTTCCGTATTTTCCTTAAAAATTTTACTTCCTCTAAATACCTTTTAAAAGCTGGTAATTCTTTTATGCTTCTATCATAGGTAATAATTTCATCTAAATAAGGATTATTTTCAAGCACATCCTCTGTTCCTTTGTTTACAAGAGTGGCAACAAATGAATCAGGGAAGTTTTCTTTTAAGGCTTTGAAAACCGGAGTTGTGAGCAAAACATCTCCTATATGACGAAGTTTTATTACAAGAATCTTTTTATACACTCCATAAACTCCTCTGTAGCTCTTTCAATTGGAAATTGTTCTGCCTTTTTTCTTGCAAAATCTCCCATTCTTTCAATATCCTTTAAAGCGAGATTTATCTTATCTGCAAGTTCTAAATGGTTAAATGGATCTTCCAGACTGAACCCTTCTTTACCTTCTTCAATTAATTCTGAAGCACCATTATTTTTCGTTGTAATAACAGGAAGTCCTGTTGCCATTGCCTCAAGAGTTGCATTGCTAAAAGGATCATAAATTGTGGGAAGTATGAATAAATCAGCTAATGCATAAAAGTTTTCAATATCTTTTCTAATACCCAAAAATAACACTTTTTTTTCAATATCAAGATTTTTACACATTTTTAAATATTGTTTTATATCACCTTTTCCTATAACAATAAGAAAAATTTCCTGATCTTTCAAAATTGTCAAAGCTTTAAGAAGAGTATCAACTCCTTTTCTTTTAAATCCTGAGCCAACAAAAAGTAGAATCCTTGATTTAAGTGGTAAATTAAATTTTTGCTTAAAATAGTCCTGTTTTTTTCTATTTTTTGGTGAAAAATTCTCAACATCAACCCCATTATAAATTACTGTAATTTTCTCTGGAGAAACACCATAATAATTAATTATTTCATTTTTTACCATGCTGGAGTTTGCAATAATTATGGGAGTTTTCTCAAAAATTTCTTTTTCAAGTTTGAGATAGTATCTGTGTAAGGGATTTATCTTCAATGAAATCCGTTTAAACATAGGTTCAATCTTAGAGCGTAATTCAAGCCATCTGATATGACAGCCCTCCCCAGCTCTATAAATATGTTGAGATGTTGTTCTTTCAAAACTTATTACACAGTCAAAATCCTTAAAATTAACTTTTTTAAGATTATGGTTAAATGTATAAGCCTTTAATAAAGAACCAAATTGTAAAATTGGCACTTTATGAAATACAATCTCCTCATTTTTTATCCACTTATTTGAATAAATATGAATTTCGCATTTCTTTTTTTTTAAAGAGTTTATAAGTGTAGCAAGATATCTCTCTGCACCACCATGATATGAAAAGTTTCTTTTTATGAAAGCTATTTTCATCAAAATCTTATTTTAGAATATATTTTTGTAAGCAGTGAAGAGTTGTATATCATTAACTTCTTATTGAGCCATCTTCTACCTTTACATTTTACAGCTAATCTTTTTATATGAAATGTGTCATATACATTAGCTCCTCTCTGAGTTGTATAAAGAGCCTTAAATCCAAGTTTTACTGCAATTCTCATTACTTTATCATTATAAACGCCTTTAGGCCATGCAAGATGAAGAGGTTGCTTATTGAGATACTTCATTAAAAACTCTTGCCCCAAAAATAAATCATTTTCAACTGCTGCATAATTCGCTTTTTCTATAAAATCAGGAATTTTATGAGTGTGTCCGTGACTCTGTATATCAAAAACTCCTTCAGATTCCATCTCTTTAAGTTCATTCCATGTGCACATAACCTCATAGTTTCTTTCTGAAAAAGCAATTTTCCACATTTGTTTGTGAGGCATTGCTATAAAATTTTCTCGTTTAATGTCTAAGTCAGTTATAAAATCAGTTGCTATAAAAAGTAGTGCTTTCATTTTATATTTCTTAAGAATTGGATATGCATAAAGATAGTTGTCCACAAACCCATCATCAAATGTTAAAAGAACGCATTTTTTTCTTGATTCTTTTGGATTTTGCAGGAAATATAAAAACTCTTTACTGTCAAGTGTTTTCCAGCCATTTGTTTTTAATCCACTCAACTGTTCTTCAAAAAGCTCTGGAGTAATATTGAGTGAACTTGTAACAGGCATTACGTGATGATACATTAAAACAGGTATAGAGTCGTAGAGAATCAATTTATTTGGTTATATCTTCTATGTTTTTTTCTTCAGTCTCTACGAATTCATCTGAATGGGTATAAATCTCTATTCCAAGCTTTTCTGCCACAGGTTTAGCACGAGGATCTACCATAGGTGAAATTACTATAACTCTATCAACTTTTCTTTGATGTTTCCTCTCGTAAAACTCCTTTTCCCGCCATAAAGTATACATATCAGATTTGCTCATAGAAGATTTGATCTCGCATGCAATTACCATTCCGTTTCTTATTATTAAATCAAGCTCTATTTGATCAGGATGACCGAAAACTTCACCCGTATGATCATAATCAATGTATCTCATAACTTCTATACGGAAAGACTCCTCAATGATTGCTTTAAGTCCGTTGCGGAAGGACTCTTCTGAGTAAAGTCCCCATCTTGCACCAAGTGCCCCAATTGTATAGAGATGTCTTCTATCAATTTTTTCCAGTCTCAGTAAAATTTGATTAATTGTTTTTTGGTTCTCTTCCCATTTTCTATTCCATTCTGCTTGTGTCTCTTCCCATCTCTTCTGACTCTCTTCCCATTTTCTATTCCACTCTGCTTGTGTCTCTTCCCATCTCTTCTGACTCTCTTCCCATTTTCTATTCCACTCTGCTTGTGTCTCTTCCCATCTCTTCTGACTCTCTTCCCATTTTCTATTCCACTCTGCTTGTGTCTCTTCCCATCTCTTGCTCCACTCTTCCCATTTTTTCTCAAATCTTTCTTCAACCTGCAAGATTTGCTGATAAATCTGTTCTATTCTGTCTTCTGTTTTTTTCTTGGGAGGATAATACAGTTTTGTTACTTGCAGAATATACCTGCGGAAAGAGGGATCACTCTTTAAAATTTTAGGCAACTCATTCTTAATTATTTTTTTGACTTCTTCAATGTTCATCTCAACCATAAACTTATAATATCATACAATTCTGTCAGCTTCCAATCTTTTTTGCAAACTCTATCTCTTCTTCCTTTGATAAAAGTCTTCCCTGAAGTTTTTCTCTTAGTATACTTTCTAAAATTTTTCTATAAACTGGTCCTGGTTGAATTCCAAGTTTTTTTAAATCTTCTCCTGTTATTAAAGGTTTTATGTCTTTAAGTTTTGTTAAATAATTGAAAATTGCTTTTTTTTGCCACTCCTTCGCATAAATCATCATCAAAATAATTGTTTCTATATTCAAAGGCTTTAAAAGATTATATATCTGCACATTAAACTCCTGAGAGTTCTCTGCAGTAAACAATTGCAAAGCTTTCTGAGCAGAACTAATATTTTCAATAAGTTCTCTCTTAATATTAACAGGTGCGCATATTCTATGAAGGAGTTCTTCTCTTTCAGATAAGTTAAGATTCCAAAGAATAACCATTAGATAAATAAATTCTTTCCTGTATTCTTCTTTTAAGAAAAGAAGTTCTATGCCTTGTATTGTTTCATAAGCCTTCGCAAGATCATTATAAATTGTTCTTTCTTCAATAGCTGGATGGATTAATTTAAGCAAACCATAATCTCCGAGTCTCTTTATTGAATGATGCGGTAAAGTTTCTTTTAATAATAAAATAAGCTCTTCATAAAGTCTTGGTCCTTTAAGCTTTTCAAAAATGTTCATTTTAACCGCAAGTTTTATAAGATTTTCAGTATGTTTTGATATTTTAAATCCTAATTTCTCTGAAAATCTTATAGCTCTTATAGCTCTGGTGGGATCTTCAACAAAACTCAAATTGTGAAGCACTCTTATTTTTTTATCTTTTATGTCTCTCTGCCCTCCAAAAAAATCTATGAGCAATCCAAAATCTTTTGTATTGAGTTTAACTGCGAGAGCATTTATTGTGAAATCTCTTCTGTATAAATCCTTTTTTATTGATGATGTTTCAACTTTTGGCAAAGCCGCTGGTGATTCATAGTATTCTGTTCTTGCAGTTGCAATGTCTATATAAAATCTTTTTATTTCACCATCTTTTTTTATTTCCTTTAAAATTTTTGCTGTAGCAAATCTTGGATGTGGAGTCACCTTGCCATCTATTTTTTTTGCAAGTTCATGCGCAAAAGCTATTCCATCTCCTTCAACTACAATATCTATATCTGGACTGGGTCTTCTCATAAGGAGATCTCTTACTGTTCCACCTACTAAATAAGCTCCAGATCCCATCTCTTCAGCAAGATTTCCAGCAATGCGCAGGATTTCATAAACTTCCTCAGATAAAAATTCTTTCATTAAATTCGCCACATTTCTTCTGGATTCTTCAGATTCTTCCTTAGGCTTTGAAATCTTAAATTTTCTTATAAGTTCTTCATATAAATTTCGTAATATATCAGTTCTTGTAATCACTCCAACTACTTTTTGTTCTTTTAAAATTGGAACAAATCTCTGATTGAGTTCAACCATATTTTTTTCTATTTCCCACAAAGGTGTATCCTCTTCCGCTGTATAAGCATCTGTTGTAGCAAAATCTACAACCTTTGAATTTTTAAGTCCATGAAATATAGCTTTTTCAACCACTCCTCTGGTTATTACTCCAATAAAACTTTCTCCTTTAAGCACAGGTATAGCATTTATCCCGTATTTTGTCATCATTTCTTCAACTTCTTTTATTGTTCTGTTCCATTGCACAGATATTACAGGAGTTGTCATCAAATCTCTGGCAATGCTCTGAGGTTTTATATATCCCTTTATAAATTTCAAAAGTTCCTCAATCAATAAAGTTACAGGCATCTCTTTCAAAGTAGCACTACCAGCAGCCCAATGTCCTCCACCGCCAAACTGACTCAGTATCAGACCAACATCAACCTGAGGGGTATTACTTCTTCCAATTATTAAGATTTTATCCTGCATCTCAATGATAAGAAAAAGAGCTTCTGTGTCAATAATATCCATTACTTTGTGTGCAATATGAGAAATATCCTGAGGCTCTTCCTGAACACCATATCCTATATTAATTCTTACTCCATTGATTAGATGCTCCTGTAAAGAGTTGAGTAATTCATTAAGTAAGAATATTTCTTCTCTTGAAAGTTCTTCTTTAAGAAATTGAGAAACAATATTTAAATTTGCTCCTCTTTTAAGTAAATATGCCACCGCTTCTACATCTCTTGATGTTGTAGACGGGAAAAGAAGGCAACCTGTCTCCTCATATATTCCAAGACATAAAAGTGTTGCCTCAAGAGGTGTTATTGATATATTTTTTTTCCGAAAAATCTCTGTAAAAAGTGATGCAAGCGCTCCGATTTGCTCTGTTATTTCAAAGTCTGCTTTTATATCATCCTCACCCCTTGGATGATGGTCATAAAGATGAACCTTTACTCCTTTTTTTAAAAACTGAGAGAGTTCTCCAATTCTCTGAATACTTCTTGTATCAACAACTATCAGAGTTTTAACTTTATCTGGCTCAATCTCTTTAATTTTTTTTATTTCAAAGGGATGGAAACTTTCAAAAAAAAGCTTTACTCTCCTTTCCATTGAACCGGGCAGTACAACAACTGCCTCTGGATAAAGTTTTTTAGCTGACATACAGGATGCGATAGCATCAAAGTCTGCATTAAGATGAGTAGTAATTATCTGCATCTATTTAAATTTTTCTAAAACTTCTTCAAAAACAACAAGTTCTCTACAATCATAAAGAACTGAAATAGCAGTTGTATATGTCTGAATATTATTCTCTTCAATTGCAGCAATTGGATTAAGTCCTCCAACAACTATAATACCTACTCTATCCATTCCTACAGGGATATCAAGTAGAGGCTGATTTGGTTCGCCAAACATCATTATTCCCTGAAAGCCTCTTTTTTGCATAATTGAGTAAATCTCTTTCACTTTATCAAGACATACAATCGGCACCTCTCTGAAACTTGCAAGGACTCGACCAAAACCATTTTTTATAGTTCCTAAAACATCTGTCATCTTACCTCTTATAAATATTTCAAGAGGGTCTAATGAAGTACCATCATAACTTATAAGTGCTCCGAATCTATATGATTCACCTTCTCTTATTTCAAGTACCCCTCCAAATCTTGATATTATAGGAATGCCATGTTTTAATAAAATAGCATTTAAAGTTACACTACAAACAGTACCAATGCATACATGGTCCTCTGGCACAAGTATGTTTTCGCTGTCTTTCTCAAGAACAAGAATTCTATCACTCATAACATAAGGAGAAGTAAAAACATTCTCCATTGCTTTAAGAGCTTTTCTAAATTTATTTTTATGTATATATGTGATATTTAAAATAAGACGGCCTTTCATAGCATTTATATCAAAATCTGAAAGATAGCTTAAGGTCTCAATTTTATTTATTATAAAACCAACTTTTTCAACTGTACTTGCTGTTTCAAGTTCCTTTCTGCCTCTCTCAGTAATTCTTCTTCCTTCTTTTCCATAAACTTTTGTTAGTCCTCTTTCATCAAGAATTTTTAAATGATACCTTACTGTCCTTTCTGATAAATTTACCCCATACATTTTAAGTTTTTTGGCAATTTCCTTTGAACCAATAATTTTATTTTCTTTTGAAAGGATTTTTAAAATAGAAAGCAGTGTACGATTCATAATTCCTCCCTTTTATACTTATCTAAAATTATAACATGGGTTGATTTTTATTATAAAAAATTGTTTAAAATATCACGTTTTTTAATTTCTCAAAACTTTTCTGGAGTCAACTATGAAAAATGCACCTCCTTACATACATGGTGAAGGCAAATGAGAAACTTTAAAGGTTGTTTTCTTCTTAAGCATAGCATAGATTACTCTCAAAAGCTTATGAGCAACAGCAAGGATTGCCTTCTTGTAAGGAAGTCCCTGTTGCCTTCTACGGTTAAAGTACTCCCTGAAGTAACTGTTATACATCACTACAGAGACAGCCATAAGCCAGAGCACTCTTCTGAGATGTCTATTCCCTCTTTTAGAAAGTCTGCTACTACCTTTGAACTTTCCAGATTCATAAACCGTGGGGTCAACTCCACAGTAGGCAATCAGTTTCTTCGGAGAGCTAAATCTATTGATATTTTCAATTTCAGCAATAAAATGCATTGCAGTAGTGTCACCTATTCCTTTGATAGATTTAAGAATTTCAATATCCTGACAGAGGGCTGCTTCCTCACAGGAACGTTTAAGTTGCTCAGTAATTACCTCAAGCTGCTCTTCAAGGAAGAAAAGCTCTTTAATCTTACTCTGAAGAAGTATCTCTCTTACAGGGAAGAACTGAGCAATAGAGTCTTGAGCCCATTGTTTAATCTGTTGAGCAGTAACACTCAGTGCTCTACCCCTCTTAAAGCAAAGGAGTCTTTCTATATCAGAGGTTTTAGCAGCTTTAAGTGCCCATGCAGAAGGATATTTTTCAAGAAGCCTCAGGATGCCTTCAGTGTAGATATTTACTCTTCTTTCAAGCTCAGGGAAGAGGACAACCAGAGCTTTTTCGATATCATTTTTAAGCCTTGCAATCTGCTGAGAGAGTCTTTCTCTTTCACGAGCAAGCTCACGAAACTCATGAGACAGGAAGGACTTCTGAGGAAGGCTATGTTGAGCAGTATAAAGAGCAAAGGCAATTCTACGGGCATCGGAGCGGTCAGTCTTGGTTTTTCTGATTTCCATACTCTGAACACCTTTAACGATAAGAGGATTAAGAACAACGCAACTGAAACCTTTGTTACTGAGGTAGACAAAGAGATTCACATAGTAGCAGCCAGAGGATTCTTTACCGATAAGAATAGACTCCTTAGGGAAAGCACTAAGTTTGCGGATAAAAGCCTTAAATCCGTGGGAGTCCATAGGGAATTTTTCTTCAAAGATGATTTCCTCTGGGGAGTGGATAGCACAGGCAGAGAAACTTTCTTTGGAGATATCAATACCGACAAAAACTTTAAAATTGCTCATATGGGCACCTCCAATTTAAGTAATAAAGCAGAGAAGGGCATCTGCCTACCAATCCTCCATGATGACGAGGGCTACAAAGCCCAACCAACTTATCATGATTTAGGCAGAGAGGCAACAAACTCCCGAAAGGACTTAAAAGTCCAGGTGAAATGGAGCTGTCCTTCTCTGCCAGCATCTTATCTGGGTAAAACCCATACATATAAAGTTTATAACAAAAATTATTCGTAGGAGGTTAAAATGGATTTCTTTTTATCGCTTTTCCCGATTCTTGTTGTTCTGATCGGTATGCTTGTTTTTTATCGTTCAGGCAGTTTTGTTTCTGTTATTGGATGGATTCTTGCTGTAATTGTAGCTGCTTACTACTTTAAAACTCCATGGAATGTTATAATGGGTGCCACACTAACAGGAATTGTTAAAGCATTTGGAATCTCTCTTGCTGTTGTTTTTACAATGTTTCTTATATTTTTAATGAGAGAAACAGGAGCATTAAAGAAAATTATTGAATACGTAAAAGGAATTGCCCGAAACAAAGAAGAGCAGACTCTTTTCATTGGTATGGGATTTGGTTCTTTAAGTACATCATTGGGTATGGTAACTCCTGCAATGTTTCCACCAATTTTTTTATTGCTAGGATTCTCTCCTATTGCAGCCATTGGTGTAAGCATACTCTGTTATGACCCTCTTACTTCATTTGCTCTTTTTACAATTCCTTTAACATTACCTTCAAAAGTTGCAATGGCATTTGGCATTAAACCTCCAGGAATAGAAAATTTAAATG
The Thermodesulfovibrio yellowstonii DSM 11347 DNA segment above includes these coding regions:
- a CDS encoding PD-(D/E)XK nuclease family protein, whose amino-acid sequence is MVEMNIEEVKKIIKNELPKILKSDPSFRRYILQVTKLYYPPKKKTEDRIEQIYQQILQVEERFEKKWEEWSKRWEETQAEWNRKWEESQKRWEETQAEWNRKWEESQKRWEETQAEWNRKWEESQKRWEETQAEWNRKWEENQKTINQILLRLEKIDRRHLYTIGALGARWGLYSEESFRNGLKAIIEESFRIEVMRYIDYDHTGEVFGHPDQIELDLIIRNGMVIACEIKSSMSKSDMYTLWREKEFYERKHQRKVDRVIVISPMVDPRAKPVAEKLGIEIYTHSDEFVETEEKNIEDITK
- a CDS encoding CBS domain-containing protein; the protein is MQIITTHLNADFDAIASCMSAKKLYPEAVVVLPGSMERRVKLFFESFHPFEIKKIKEIEPDKVKTLIVVDTRSIQRIGELSQFLKKGVKVHLYDHHPRGEDDIKADFEITEQIGALASLFTEIFRKKNISITPLEATLLCLGIYEETGCLLFPSTTSRDVEAVAYLLKRGANLNIVSQFLKEELSREEIFLLNELLNSLQEHLINGVRINIGYGVQEEPQDISHIAHKVMDIIDTEALFLIIEMQDKILIIGRSNTPQVDVGLILSQFGGGGHWAAGSATLKEMPVTLLIEELLKFIKGYIKPQSIARDLMTTPVISVQWNRTIKEVEEMMTKYGINAIPVLKGESFIGVITRGVVEKAIFHGLKNSKVVDFATTDAYTAEEDTPLWEIEKNMVELNQRFVPILKEQKVVGVITRTDILRNLYEELIRKFKISKPKEESEESRRNVANLMKEFLSEEVYEILRIAGNLAEEMGSGAYLVGGTVRDLLMRRPSPDIDIVVEGDGIAFAHELAKKIDGKVTPHPRFATAKILKEIKKDGEIKRFYIDIATARTEYYESPAALPKVETSSIKKDLYRRDFTINALAVKLNTKDFGLLIDFFGGQRDIKDKKIRVLHNLSFVEDPTRAIRAIRFSEKLGFKISKHTENLIKLAVKMNIFEKLKGPRLYEELILLLKETLPHHSIKRLGDYGLLKLIHPAIEERTIYNDLAKAYETIQGIELLFLKEEYRKEFIYLMVILWNLNLSEREELLHRICAPVNIKRELIENISSAQKALQLFTAENSQEFNVQIYNLLKPLNIETIILMMIYAKEWQKKAIFNYLTKLKDIKPLITGEDLKKLGIQPGPVYRKILESILREKLQGRLLSKEEEIEFAKKIGS
- a CDS encoding DUF763 domain-containing protein, whose product is MYKTGVANLPLHSGKAPQWLFKRMIALSRAIMELMVIELGKEEVLRRLSDPFWFQAFGCILGFDWHSSGVTTTVTGAIKEGLRGIEHELGLFVAGGKAKRALNTPHEIMQYAEKIGFNPDSFIYASRLSAKVDNVAVQDGFNLYHHTIIFTQEGHWCVIQQGMNENLSTARRYHWLSFSLRSFVEEPHEAVCCDIKTKTLNFTAKEASELRKTSVMVSQENPEKIIREIKKFRELKLPRRHSIIINDVNPENFYKIFLRTYEKQPANFEELLEIKGLGAKALRAIALTSELIYGTPITFKDPARYSFAHGGKDKIPYPVNRKLYDKTIDVMKKAIEDAKIGRIEKLSALRRISKITPFHS
- a CDS encoding glycosyltransferase family 9 protein; the protein is MYKKILVIKLRHIGDVLLTTPVFKALKENFPDSFVATLVNKGTEDVLENNPYLDEIITYDRSIKELPAFKRYLEEVKFLRKIRKMGFDTSIDLTGGDRAAVISYLSGAKIRIGIKSRGFLGKQYFYTKLFEIDGCKHTVLQNLEVLARIGIKTTRPEVILNVTENEKKWARELIFSCHSETYIQPVPSKLNTEKSPYIKKVVHIHPTSRWLFKCWKDEYMAEVIRWFMDKGFNVVITSAHAEKEINKVNSILNFLRTSTEFNSCNNSQIVNTQDNLCHFECSKEFPFLINLAGKLTLRQLIAVSSVCDMYFGIDTAPMHIAAALGKPVVALFGPSGAFHWGPWDNSAEKDAYPERNGIQKFGKNIVIQRDWQCIPCGQDGCKGTKISNCLFDIKPEEVIKILSTIEL
- a CDS encoding polysaccharide deacetylase family protein — protein: MILYDSIPVLMYHHVMPVTSSLNITPELFEEQLSGLKTNGWKTLDSKEFLYFLQNPKESRKKCVLLTFDDGFVDNYLYAYPILKKYKMKALLFIATDFITDLDIKRENFIAMPHKQMWKIAFSERNYEVMCTWNELKEMESEGVFDIQSHGHTHKIPDFIEKANYAAVENDLFLGQEFLMKYLNKQPLHLAWPKGVYNDKVMRIAVKLGFKALYTTQRGANVYDTFHIKRLAVKCKGRRWLNKKLMIYNSSLLTKIYSKIRF
- a CDS encoding glycosyltransferase family 4 protein; the protein is MKIAFIKRNFSYHGGAERYLATLINSLKKKKCEIHIYSNKWIKNEEIVFHKVPILQFGSLLKAYTFNHNLKKVNFKDFDCVISFERTTSQHIYRAGEGCHIRWLELRSKIEPMFKRISLKINPLHRYYLKLEKEIFEKTPIIIANSSMVKNEIINYYGVSPEKITVIYNGVDVENFSPKNRKKQDYFKQKFNLPLKSRILLFVGSGFKRKGVDTLLKALTILKDQEIFLIVIGKGDIKQYLKMCKNLDIEKKVLFLGIRKDIENFYALADLFILPTIYDPFSNATLEAMATGLPVITTKNNGASELIEEGKEGFSLEDPFNHLELADKINLALKDIERMGDFARKKAEQFPIERATEEFMECIKRFL
- the truA gene encoding tRNA pseudouridine(38-40) synthase TruA, with product MVNIKMTIQYDGTNYFGWQRQRKGRTIQATIEECLRKIFQREIKIRGAGRTDAGVHALGQVATFKAELKMSLDILKKVLNSLLPNDIKIIKLENVEDSFHPQHSVKRKSYIYYLCFDEECSCFIQRYVWHYPWKLDLSLMEEALSLFTGTKDFTAFSGSTDVKNKIRTVHDFTMQLLTKLCFMDMCLNGNFIKFRIEADGFLRYMVRNLVGCIIEIGKGKLRIESIQEAFESGKRPSTMQTAPSNGLFLEKVIY
- a CDS encoding TraR/DksA family transcriptional regulator, which translates into the protein MNIEQERKNRLKKMLNQMKEQILKEAREEIKKFQTGEKRQIVEAVMDDADLSVIDLSEDISLKQLSTHRDILKKIEEALRKLEEGTYGICEMCGDEIPEERLKILPFAIYCRDCQEKIEMIEKFESEEG